One genomic segment of Erpetoichthys calabaricus chromosome 7, fErpCal1.3, whole genome shotgun sequence includes these proteins:
- the LOC114654536 gene encoding 5,6-dihydroxyindole-2-carboxylic acid oxidase-like produces the protein MWTRGLLAALFVTLVSSQFPRQCATPDALRSGECCPSLTGAPSDRCGSSLGRGQCVDVDADRHPHGPQYPHDGRDDRERWPLAFFNQTCQCNGNFSGFNCGVCKPGFSGPNCDERLVVVRRNVMELSADEKRRFINVLDLAKRTVHPDVVILTRRRSQILGPDGNSPQFQNISIYNLFVWTHYYSVSKTFLGEEQSFGGVDFSHEGPAFLTWHRYHLMQLERDMQNMLQDPTFALPYWNFAIGGTVCDICTDDLFGAKSNFEFNAISPNSIFSRWNVLCESVQDYDTLGTICNNTETNFILRNPGGNIGRPMVQRLPEPQDVAECLEVAIFDTPPFFSTSSMSFRNTIEGYSEPSGTYNATVRSLHNLAHLFLNGTGGQTHLSPNDPIFVLLHVYTDAIFDEWLRRYSPAVTVYPLENAPIGHNRQYNMVPFWPPVTNEEMFVTAPENLGYSYEVQWPSRPFSLTEIITIAVIALLMLIAVIFALTTCILRTQSFSRGKTESHQPLLGDQYQRYSEDYGQAHPKSQSAV, from the exons ATGTGGACCCGAGGGCTGCTCGCGGCGCTCTTCGTGACTTTGGTTTCCAGCCAGTTTCCGCGTCAGTGCGCCACCCCAGACGCGCTAAGGAGTGGCGAATGCTGCCCGTCTCTTACTGGGGCGCCGTCGGACCGTTGCGGATCCTCTCTTGGACGAGGGCAGTGCGTCGACGTGGACGCAGATCGACATCCTCATGGGCCTCAGTATCCCCACGACGGAAGAGATGATCGAGAGCGCTGGCCGCTGGCCTTCTTCAATCAGACCTGCCAGTGCAATGGCAACTTCTCCGGGTTCAACTGTGGCGTCTGCAAACCGGGCTTCTCGGGCCCCAATTGTGATGAGCGGCTTGTAGTCG TCAGGCGCAATGTGATGGAGTTGAGTGCTGATGAGAAAAGGCGCTTTATCAATGTACTGGATCTTGCCAAACGCACAGTCCATCCAGATGTGGTCATTCTCACTCGCCGGCGATCACAGATCCTGGGCCCAGATGGAAACAGCCcacaatttcaaaatatctccATCTACAACCTCTTTGTATGGACACACTACTATTCCGTTAGTAAAACCTTCCTTGGAGAAGAACAGAGTTTTGGAGGTGTGGATTTCTCGCATGAAGGCCCCGCGTTCCTCACCTGGCATCGGTACCATCTGATGCAGCTTGAAAGGGACATGCAG AATATGCTGCAGGATCCCACCTTTGCCTTGCCTTATTGGAATTTTGCCATTGGTGGGACTGTATGTGACATCTGCACTGATGACCTCTTTGGTGCCAAAAGCAACTTTGAGTTCAATGCTATTAGTCCCAACTCCATTTTCTCCAGGTGGAATgttctttgtgaaagtgttcaagATTATGATACACTCGGGACCATATGCAACA ACACGGAGACCAATTTTATCCTACGCAATCCTGGTGGGAATATTGGAAGACCAATGGTACAACGCCTCCCTGAGCCCCAAGATGTTGCAGAGTGTTTAGAAGTTGCGATTTTTGATACTCCACCTTTCTTCTCTACCTCCTCAATGAGCTTCCGTAATACAATTGAAG GGTACAGTGAGCCCAGTGGAACGTATAATGCAACCGTCCGCAGTTTGCACAACCTCGCTCATCTGTTTTTGAATGGAACTGGAGGGCAAACTCACCTGTCTCCCAATGATCCCATTTTTGTCTTGCTACATGTTTATACAGATGCTATTTTTGATGAGTGGCTCCGAAGATACAGCCCAG CTGTAACGGTTTATCCTTTGGAGAATGCACCAATTGGACACAACCGGCAGTATAACATGGTCCCATTCTGGCCTCCAGTAACAAATGAGGAAATGTTTGTGACCGCTCCGGAAAATCTGGGTTACTCCTATGAGGTTCAGTGGCCAA GTCGTCCCTTCAGCCTTACAGAGATAATAACCATTGCTGTCATTGCATTGCTGATGTTGATTGCAGTCATTTTTGCTTTGACTACGTGTATTTTGCGCACCCAGTCCTTCAGTCGTGGTAAAACTGAATCACACCAGCCTCTTCTGGGAGACCAGTATCAGCGCTATTCTGAAGATTATGGCCAAGCTCATCCTAAGAGTCAGTCTGCTGTTTAA